A region of Rhizobium grahamii DNA encodes the following proteins:
- a CDS encoding mannose-1-phosphate guanylyltransferase/mannose-6-phosphate isomerase, with amino-acid sequence MSKKIVPVIMAGGKGTRLWPLSRATAPKQFIRFIGDRTLFQETLLRVSDPAIYEPAIVLTNEEFRFLVAEQARELDLSLSAILLEPLARNTAPAVAAAAAFVRERFDDTTLMHIMGSDYEIVADEVYFDCVKKAATAAGDGRLVTFGIAPTEPATGYGYIEGGETLQSGAQVVARFIEKPPLAKAEEMLAAGGFYWNSGMFMFSAAQLLDEMGTYAPTVLKAAGDAVAKGLKDLDFIRLDKTAFAESPNISIDYAIMEKTKNAAVIPSPFKWSDLGSWDSVWKSGSRDEYGNLAAANTTLINTKNSLVMTHGVHLAVQGMDDIAVIASEDAVYVGRLQDSQEVGTIVKMLASAPATSKLTEFHPTSYRPWGGYTSVLNGDRFQVKRIFVTPGKKLSLQKHHHRSEHWIVVRGTAEVTIGENVQMLRENESVYIPLGEVHRLANPGKITLELIEVQTGSYLGEDDIIRIVDEFGRS; translated from the coding sequence ATGAGTAAGAAGATCGTCCCAGTCATCATGGCAGGCGGAAAAGGCACCCGCCTCTGGCCACTGTCGCGGGCGACGGCCCCGAAGCAGTTCATCCGCTTTATCGGAGACCGCACGCTTTTTCAGGAAACGCTGCTTCGCGTTTCCGACCCGGCGATCTACGAGCCCGCGATTGTCCTGACCAACGAAGAGTTTCGCTTCCTCGTCGCCGAACAGGCCCGTGAACTGGACCTCAGCCTCTCCGCCATCCTGCTTGAACCACTCGCCCGCAACACCGCGCCGGCGGTTGCCGCCGCGGCCGCTTTCGTGCGGGAGCGTTTCGACGACACAACGCTCATGCACATCATGGGCTCCGATTACGAGATCGTCGCAGACGAGGTCTATTTCGACTGCGTGAAAAAGGCAGCGACAGCGGCCGGCGACGGCCGCCTCGTCACCTTCGGCATCGCACCGACCGAACCGGCGACCGGATACGGCTATATCGAAGGCGGCGAGACCCTTCAGAGCGGCGCGCAGGTCGTCGCCCGCTTCATCGAGAAGCCGCCGTTGGCAAAGGCCGAAGAGATGCTCGCCGCTGGCGGCTTCTACTGGAATTCCGGCATGTTCATGTTCTCCGCCGCGCAGCTGCTCGACGAAATGGGCACCTACGCCCCCACCGTCCTGAAGGCCGCCGGCGATGCCGTCGCCAAGGGTCTGAAGGACCTCGATTTCATCCGGCTGGACAAGACGGCCTTCGCCGAAAGCCCGAACATCTCGATCGACTACGCGATCATGGAGAAGACGAAGAACGCCGCGGTTATCCCCTCGCCCTTCAAGTGGTCTGATCTCGGTAGCTGGGATTCCGTCTGGAAAAGCGGCAGCCGCGACGAATACGGCAACCTCGCTGCAGCCAACACGACGCTGATCAATACCAAGAACTCGCTGGTAATGACCCATGGGGTGCACCTTGCCGTCCAGGGCATGGACGACATCGCCGTCATCGCCAGCGAAGACGCAGTCTATGTCGGCCGTCTGCAGGACAGCCAGGAAGTCGGAACGATCGTGAAGATGCTGGCCTCGGCGCCGGCGACATCGAAGCTGACGGAGTTCCACCCGACATCCTATCGCCCGTGGGGTGGCTATACTTCGGTGCTGAACGGCGACCGTTTCCAGGTGAAGCGGATCTTCGTCACGCCGGGAAAGAAGCTTTCCCTGCAGAAGCATCACCATCGCTCCGAACACTGGATTGTCGTAAGGGGGACGGCGGAAGTGACGATCGGCGAAAACGTGCAGATGCTGCGCGAAAACGAATCCGTCTACATCCCGCTCGGAGAGGTCCACCGCCTCGCGAACCCCGGCAAGATCACGCTGGAGCTGATCGAAGTTCAGACCGGCTCCTATCTCGGCGAAGACGATATCATCCGGATTGTCGACGAGTTCGGGCGTAGCTGA
- a CDS encoding UDP-glucose dehydrogenase family protein, protein MRIVMIGSGYVGLVSGACLADFGHHITCVDKSAAKIDALEAGEVPIFEPGLDTIIEHNRSSGRLDFSRDLAPAVAEADVVFIAVGTPSRRGDGHADLTYVYAAAREIAAAVTGFTVVVTKSTVPVGTGDEIERIFREEFPDKEIAVVSNPEFLREGAAITDFKRPDRIVIGTEDPRAMEVMREVYRPLYLNEAPLYFCERRTSELIKYAANAFLAMKITFINEIADLCEQIGADVQKVAKGIGMDKRIGDKFLHAGPGYGGSCFPKDTLALVKTAQDYDSPVRLIETTVAINDNRKRAMGRKVIAACDGSVRGKKIAVLGLTFKPNTDDMRDAPSITIVQALLDGGATVHVYDPEGMDAAKDLLGPVTYGSDPYEIAEGADALVLVTEWDQFRALDFKRLKGLVRTPVLVDLRNIYPTAEVVRHGFSYFAVGKKSEKN, encoded by the coding sequence ATGCGTATTGTGATGATTGGTTCGGGCTATGTCGGTCTCGTTTCCGGCGCCTGCCTTGCCGATTTCGGCCATCATATCACCTGCGTCGACAAATCCGCGGCAAAGATCGATGCGCTCGAGGCCGGAGAGGTTCCGATCTTCGAACCCGGTCTCGACACGATCATCGAGCACAATCGCAGTTCCGGCCGCCTCGACTTTTCGCGCGATCTCGCGCCAGCCGTCGCGGAAGCGGATGTCGTCTTCATCGCCGTCGGAACGCCGTCGCGCCGAGGCGATGGACACGCCGACCTGACCTATGTCTATGCGGCGGCGCGTGAGATCGCGGCAGCGGTCACCGGCTTCACCGTGGTCGTCACCAAATCGACGGTTCCTGTCGGCACCGGCGACGAAATCGAACGGATCTTCCGGGAAGAGTTTCCCGACAAGGAGATCGCCGTCGTATCGAACCCGGAATTCCTGCGCGAAGGCGCCGCGATCACCGACTTCAAGCGTCCGGATCGTATCGTCATCGGAACGGAAGACCCCCGCGCGATGGAAGTCATGCGCGAAGTCTACCGTCCGCTCTATCTCAACGAAGCCCCGCTCTACTTCTGCGAACGCCGGACCTCGGAGCTGATCAAATACGCAGCCAACGCGTTCCTTGCAATGAAGATCACCTTCATCAACGAGATCGCCGACCTCTGCGAACAGATCGGTGCCGATGTCCAGAAGGTGGCCAAGGGCATAGGCATGGACAAGCGCATCGGCGACAAGTTCCTGCACGCCGGTCCCGGCTATGGTGGATCCTGCTTCCCGAAAGACACGCTTGCCCTCGTCAAGACCGCACAGGATTACGACAGCCCCGTCCGGTTGATCGAAACGACCGTGGCCATCAACGACAATCGCAAGCGGGCGATGGGACGCAAGGTGATTGCCGCCTGTGACGGCAGCGTGCGCGGCAAGAAGATCGCGGTTCTCGGCCTGACCTTCAAGCCGAATACCGACGACATGCGCGACGCGCCCTCGATCACCATCGTCCAGGCATTGCTCGACGGCGGCGCGACAGTCCACGTTTACGACCCCGAGGGAATGGACGCCGCCAAGGACCTTCTGGGCCCAGTCACCTATGGCAGCGACCCCTATGAGATTGCCGAAGGCGCCGATGCCCTCGTGCTGGTAACGGAGTGGGACCAGTTCCGCGCGCTTGACTTCAAGCGGCTGAAGGGCCTGGTGCGTACGCCGGTGCTCGTTGATCTTCGCAACATTTACCCGACCGCCGAAGTTGTCAGGCACGGCTTCAGCTATTTCGCGGTCGGCAAGAAGAGCGAGAAGAACTGA
- a CDS encoding NAD-dependent epimerase, which yields MRYFITGTAGFIGFHLARRLLQDGHEVVGFDGMTHYYNIKLKQMRNAALAQFPGFRAVTAMLEDRKAVEDAVASAKPDVIVHLAAQAGVRYSLENPKAYLTSNLEGSWNILEIAKTVGVQHLMLASTSSIYGANPTVPFHEMDRADEPLTFYAATKKSMELMAHSYAHLHKVPTTAFRFFTVYGPWGRPDMALFKFVKNMLEDQPIEIYGEGKMSRDFTYIDDLVEAILRLSAVAPSEANRVAGENTDTLSHQAPFRVVNIGGGQPVSLLDFVETVEKALGQPAKRLMLPMQKGDVPRTFASPDLLVALTGYKPETTLREGVKAFVDWYVEARAELD from the coding sequence ATGCGTTATTTCATCACGGGAACCGCCGGCTTTATCGGATTTCATCTTGCCCGCCGCCTGCTTCAGGACGGGCACGAGGTCGTCGGCTTCGATGGAATGACGCATTACTACAACATCAAGCTGAAGCAGATGCGCAACGCCGCCCTGGCGCAGTTCCCGGGCTTTCGTGCCGTGACGGCCATGTTGGAAGATCGCAAGGCCGTGGAGGATGCGGTTGCCTCCGCCAAGCCTGATGTGATCGTTCATCTGGCCGCCCAGGCCGGTGTTCGCTACAGCCTCGAAAACCCCAAAGCCTATCTGACGTCGAACCTTGAAGGCTCCTGGAATATCTTGGAGATCGCAAAGACCGTCGGCGTCCAGCATCTGATGCTGGCATCCACCTCCTCGATCTACGGCGCCAATCCGACCGTCCCGTTCCATGAAATGGACCGCGCCGACGAGCCGCTGACCTTTTATGCGGCGACGAAGAAGTCGATGGAGTTGATGGCGCACAGCTATGCCCATCTTCACAAGGTGCCGACGACCGCCTTCCGCTTCTTCACGGTATACGGCCCATGGGGCCGCCCCGACATGGCACTGTTCAAGTTCGTCAAGAACATGCTGGAAGACCAGCCGATCGAAATCTACGGCGAAGGCAAGATGAGCCGTGATTTCACCTATATCGATGACCTCGTGGAAGCGATCCTCAGGCTTTCGGCAGTCGCCCCGTCGGAAGCGAACCGCGTGGCTGGCGAGAATACCGATACGCTGTCGCATCAGGCACCGTTCCGCGTCGTCAACATTGGCGGCGGACAGCCGGTCAGCCTTCTCGACTTCGTGGAAACGGTCGAAAAGGCACTTGGCCAGCCGGCAAAACGGCTGATGCTGCCGATGCAGAAGGGCGACGTCCCCAGAACCTTCGCAAGCCCCGACCTGCTCGTCGCACTGACCGGATACAAGCCCGAGACGACCTTGCGCGAAGGCGTGAAGGCATTCGTCGACTGGTATGTCGAGGCGCGCGCCGAGCTCGACTAG